The proteins below come from a single Chryseobacterium capnotolerans genomic window:
- a CDS encoding ABC transporter ATP-binding protein — protein MAETKTTANGNNDNGPAIVIEDIYKSFGEKKVLNGFNLTVDKNENVVVLGKSGTGKSVLIKCIVRLLTPDSGRIMISGQDIVQLENQELDKARSKIGFLFQGNAIYDSMTIRENLEFPLRRRWFRLKQVEIDARVEEALDSVGLKHTVDLMPSELSGGMLKRIALARTVILKPEIILYDEPTTGLDTVTAKEIDSLIMDIHRKYKTSSIIISHDMNCVKNTADRVVLLLDGKCYAQGTYQEFESSDDENIKQFFD, from the coding sequence ATGGCGGAAACAAAAACAACAGCAAACGGCAATAATGACAATGGACCGGCCATCGTCATTGAAGATATTTATAAAAGCTTTGGTGAAAAAAAAGTGCTTAACGGTTTTAACCTAACGGTCGATAAGAACGAAAATGTTGTAGTTCTCGGAAAATCAGGCACGGGAAAATCTGTGCTTATCAAATGTATCGTCCGGCTTTTAACACCTGATAGCGGTAGGATAATGATTTCCGGGCAGGATATTGTCCAACTGGAAAATCAAGAGCTGGACAAGGCACGCTCAAAAATAGGTTTTCTTTTTCAGGGAAATGCCATCTATGACTCTATGACCATCCGCGAAAATCTGGAATTCCCTTTAAGAAGACGGTGGTTCCGGCTGAAGCAGGTTGAAATTGACGCACGGGTTGAAGAAGCACTCGATAGTGTGGGGCTTAAACATACCGTAGACCTTATGCCATCCGAATTGTCGGGAGGGATGCTGAAAAGAATAGCTCTGGCACGTACTGTCATCCTCAAGCCGGAAATCATCCTTTATGATGAACCTACCACCGGACTTGATACGGTAACGGCAAAAGAAATAGACAGCCTTATCATGGATATACATAGAAAATACAAAACATCATCAATCATTATCTCACACGATATGAACTGTGTGAAAAATACGGCTGACAGAGTAGTCTTGCTGCTTGACGGAAAATGCTATGCACAAGGTACTTATCAGGAATTTGAAAGTTCTGATGACGAAAACATTAAACAATTTTTTGATTAA
- a CDS encoding Dyp-type peroxidase: MALEFLKRIFNPNKVEIELNEIQALILRSRPIPYFGTVAIIEIKDAVAARQMLQKLLPIVSSAEDWHKNEGASVTLTFTYKGLEKIGVPKESLETFPESFKEGMADRSRFLYDIGVNDPKNWERVFKRSHIHIAAAIIANNEEAWKSKLEEFRSKLADNRGIEVILSHNFSVSEEVKNVFGFRDGISNPEIEGSGIEVPAGFDRPLKAGEFILGYPGEAGTIKPFPQPEVLGKNGSFMVFRKYQSQVAEFNQFVKENSSSPEEGELLAAKMVGRWRSGAPLVLAPEKDDKSLGDDMQKNNDFSFKNDEYGKKCPFSSHIRRMNPRDSKSFVLEDERLHRIIRKSVTFGDIVPPEVTKNDGKERGQYFIGISADAMGTLEFLQKQWANDGNAQNLGTEKDPMIGVQDEDALFSAPGEPLIKRYRGLQTYNIVKGGEYCFIPSISALKWISELK; the protein is encoded by the coding sequence ATGGCATTGGAATTTTTAAAGCGGATATTCAATCCCAATAAAGTAGAAATTGAGCTGAACGAAATACAGGCCTTAATTCTCAGAAGCCGCCCTATTCCGTATTTCGGAACGGTGGCAATCATTGAAATCAAAGATGCTGTGGCAGCCAGACAAATGCTCCAAAAACTCTTGCCGATTGTGAGTTCTGCGGAAGACTGGCATAAGAATGAAGGGGCATCGGTTACGTTGACGTTCACTTATAAAGGTCTGGAAAAAATCGGCGTGCCTAAAGAGTCGCTTGAGACTTTCCCCGAATCCTTCAAGGAAGGAATGGCAGACCGCTCCCGTTTTCTATATGACATTGGTGTCAATGACCCCAAAAACTGGGAAAGGGTTTTTAAAAGGTCGCATATTCACATCGCTGCGGCGATTATCGCCAACAATGAAGAGGCGTGGAAAAGCAAGCTGGAGGAATTTCGGTCTAAATTGGCTGATAATAGAGGCATAGAAGTAATCTTGAGTCACAATTTCAGCGTATCTGAAGAGGTTAAAAATGTGTTCGGATTCAGAGACGGTATTAGCAACCCGGAAATTGAAGGCAGTGGGATAGAAGTTCCGGCTGGATTTGACCGCCCGCTTAAAGCAGGCGAATTTATACTGGGCTATCCTGGAGAAGCCGGCACCATAAAGCCGTTTCCACAGCCTGAAGTTTTAGGGAAGAACGGTTCTTTTATGGTTTTCAGAAAGTACCAGAGCCAAGTGGCGGAATTTAATCAGTTCGTTAAAGAAAATTCTTCTTCGCCGGAAGAGGGAGAGCTCTTGGCTGCTAAAATGGTAGGTCGCTGGCGAAGTGGTGCACCTTTGGTTTTAGCTCCCGAAAAGGATGATAAATCGCTAGGAGATGATATGCAAAAAAACAATGATTTTTCTTTCAAGAATGATGAGTACGGTAAAAAGTGTCCGTTCAGTTCGCATATCCGCAGGATGAACCCAAGAGATTCCAAATCTTTTGTTTTGGAGGATGAACGTTTGCACAGGATTATCAGAAAAAGTGTAACTTTTGGCGACATTGTTCCGCCGGAGGTAACCAAAAATGACGGTAAGGAACGTGGACAGTACTTTATTGGCATTAGTGCTGATGCAATGGGAACACTGGAATTTCTTCAAAAACAATGGGCAAACGATGGTAACGCCCAAAATCTGGGAACAGAAAAAGATCCTATGATCGGTGTACAGGACGAAGACGCACTGTTTTCTGCACCGGGAGAACCCCTCATCAAAAGATACCGTGGTTTGCAGACCTACAACATCGTGAAAGGCGGCGAATATTGTTTTATCCCAAGCATTTCTGCTCTAAAATGGATTAGCGAATTAAAATAA
- a CDS encoding porin family protein yields the protein MKKITLAIALCATTFAVKAQITIDPEIGLNFNKIKTEVGDNSSESDDSKTGFRIGAGVNIPLSQGFYVKPGLFYSNKGSKTATSIGDFKTSMDYLEVPVNLGYQYKIEGGKSGGIFAEVGPYIGFGVSGKYKGENIPVIGSQETDINFGSGSDETKGFDWGFNFGAGYETPWGIYLKGQYGLGLGNLSNIDNVTSYNRGWNLSLGYRISL from the coding sequence ATGAAAAAAATCACACTGGCCATTGCACTTTGTGCAACTACTTTCGCTGTAAAGGCGCAAATAACGATTGACCCTGAAATAGGTCTGAATTTTAATAAAATAAAGACAGAGGTAGGCGATAATTCTTCCGAATCCGATGACTCCAAAACGGGGTTCCGTATCGGGGCAGGCGTTAACATCCCTTTGTCACAAGGTTTCTACGTAAAGCCCGGTTTATTTTACAGCAACAAGGGCTCAAAAACCGCTACCAGCATCGGAGATTTCAAAACCAGCATGGATTACCTTGAAGTCCCTGTTAATCTCGGATATCAGTATAAAATTGAAGGAGGAAAGTCCGGAGGAATTTTTGCAGAGGTAGGGCCTTACATCGGATTTGGAGTAAGCGGTAAATATAAAGGAGAGAATATCCCAGTAATCGGTTCTCAGGAAACCGACATCAACTTTGGTAGTGGCAGCGATGAAACTAAAGGATTCGATTGGGGATTTAATTTCGGTGCCGGATACGAAACACCTTGGGGAATCTATCTGAAAGGACAATATGGCCTGGGATTAGGTAATCTTTCCAATATAGACAACGTAACATCTTATAACCGTGGATGGAATCTTTCATTAGGATATCGAATCTCTCTTTAA
- a CDS encoding oleate hydratase, whose protein sequence is MSNSNKHAYFIGGGLASLAGAVYLLEDGGFKGENIHIIEALPILGGSNDGAGTKEKGFICRGGRMLNEETYENFWELTSRIPSLDVPNISVKDEILAFDHANPTNAKARLIDKNGNILPVTDMGFNTQDRMKFLKLFFADENDLDNITIRDWFDDHFFTTNFWYMWQTTFAWQEWSSIFEFQRYMKRMLLEFSRIETLEGVTRTPYNQYESVILPLKAFLDQHKVDFSLRKTVTDLDFADDDGITVTEIECINAEGNTEKITVNEGDLVFFTNGCITDNSNNGDYNTPAKYLPSNPPSFALWREIANKKPGKLGNPDPFFTKPDETKWYSFTPTFKGNKFLKLIEEYTGNKPGSGALMTFKDSSWRMSIVVAAQPHFKAQGDDTTILWGYGLYPDAVGDYVKKPMIDCTGEEILTELIHHLHFEKHEQEIKDSVINVIPCMMPYIDALFQPRAKKDRPAVVPEGSTNLALISQFVEIPEDMVFTEEYSVRAARLAVYTLLGLDKK, encoded by the coding sequence ATGAGCAATTCGAACAAACATGCATATTTCATCGGAGGCGGATTGGCAAGTCTTGCCGGCGCCGTATATCTGTTAGAAGACGGAGGCTTTAAAGGCGAAAACATTCACATCATTGAAGCCCTGCCGATTTTGGGCGGTAGCAACGATGGTGCAGGAACTAAAGAAAAAGGGTTCATCTGTCGTGGCGGGCGTATGCTCAACGAAGAAACCTATGAAAACTTTTGGGAATTAACATCCCGTATCCCTTCTCTGGATGTCCCGAACATTTCCGTAAAAGACGAAATTCTGGCATTTGACCACGCGAATCCGACAAATGCAAAAGCGCGGTTGATTGACAAAAACGGAAACATTTTACCTGTAACGGATATGGGTTTCAATACTCAGGACCGGATGAAATTTTTGAAATTGTTTTTTGCCGATGAAAATGATTTAGACAACATTACTATTCGTGATTGGTTTGACGATCATTTTTTTACAACCAACTTTTGGTATATGTGGCAAACCACTTTTGCCTGGCAGGAATGGAGCAGTATTTTTGAATTTCAACGCTATATGAAACGTATGCTGTTGGAATTTTCAAGAATCGAAACACTCGAAGGGGTTACCAGAACACCATACAACCAATATGAATCCGTTATCTTACCGTTGAAGGCATTTCTGGACCAGCATAAAGTGGACTTTTCATTAAGAAAAACCGTTACCGATTTGGATTTTGCCGATGATGATGGCATTACCGTAACGGAAATAGAATGCATCAATGCAGAAGGAAACACAGAGAAAATAACCGTGAATGAAGGCGATTTGGTATTCTTTACCAACGGATGCATTACAGACAATTCTAATAACGGCGATTATAACACGCCTGCAAAATATTTGCCGTCAAATCCGCCAAGTTTTGCATTATGGCGTGAAATTGCCAACAAGAAACCCGGCAAGTTGGGTAATCCCGACCCGTTTTTTACCAAACCTGACGAAACAAAATGGTATTCTTTCACACCAACATTCAAAGGAAATAAATTTCTGAAACTTATTGAAGAATACACTGGCAACAAACCGGGCAGTGGAGCTTTGATGACATTTAAAGATTCATCGTGGCGAATGTCAATTGTGGTGGCTGCACAACCGCATTTCAAAGCGCAAGGCGATGATACTACTATTCTTTGGGGCTACGGATTATATCCAGATGCAGTGGGAGATTATGTGAAAAAGCCGATGATTGATTGCACGGGCGAAGAAATTTTGACAGAGTTGATTCATCATTTGCATTTTGAAAAACACGAACAGGAAATAAAAGATAGCGTTATCAATGTTATTCCGTGTATGATGCCTTACATCGATGCTTTGTTTCAGCCAAGAGCTAAAAAAGACCGTCCTGCAGTTGTTCCTGAAGGCAGCACCAACCTGGCTCTTATCAGCCAGTTTGTGGAAATACCGGAAGATATGGTATTCACAGAAGAATATTCGGTTCGTGCAGCACGCCTTGCGGTCTATACCCTGCTCGGACTCGATAAAAAGTAA
- a CDS encoding oleate hydratase, whose amino-acid sequence MYYSNGNYEAFARPKKPANIEQKSAVLIGSGLASLAAAAFLIRDAQMEGNKIRILEELALPGGSMDGIWNEQKGYIIRGGREMETHFETLWDLFRSIPSLETEGVSVLDEYYWLNKEDPSFSHARVIENRGERLPTDGKLTLSQKAIHELIALVLLPEEKLQDVQIDQVFTEEFFQSNFWTYWATMFAFEPWASAMEMRRYVLRFIHHVGSIADMSSLRFTKYNQYESLIHPLVSYLESHGVTFQYDSQVQNILVENENGKKVAKKIEYIKNGNAESISLTENDLVFVTNGSITESSTYGDNHNPAPVADGIGGSWQLWQNLADQDDAFGKPEKFYKNIPEANWVISGSITFFDEKVIPYIEKITKKDPRSGSIVTSGPVTINDSNWWYGFSISRQPHFKAQKKNEVIVWVYGLYSHKPGNYIQKKITEATGIELCKEFLYHIGVPENEIAEIAQAANSIPCRMPYITSYFMPRALGDRPLVVPEGSVNLAFIGNFAETGKDTVFTTEYSVRTAMEAVYTLLDVDRGVPEVFASSYDIRVLLKSIYHLNDNKNLNEIEFPWLISILEKYGVKKIEGTYVEEILKEAKLL is encoded by the coding sequence ATGTATTACAGTAATGGGAATTACGAAGCATTTGCCCGCCCGAAAAAACCGGCAAATATTGAACAGAAATCTGCCGTACTTATCGGTTCTGGATTAGCTTCATTGGCCGCCGCAGCTTTTTTGATACGCGATGCGCAAATGGAAGGAAACAAAATCCGTATTCTGGAAGAATTAGCTTTACCCGGTGGCAGTATGGACGGTATCTGGAATGAGCAGAAAGGCTACATCATACGAGGCGGACGGGAAATGGAAACACATTTCGAAACCCTCTGGGATTTGTTCCGCTCGATACCCTCATTAGAAACGGAAGGCGTTTCCGTACTGGACGAATATTATTGGCTCAATAAAGAAGACCCTAGCTTTTCCCACGCCCGTGTTATCGAAAACCGTGGAGAAAGACTGCCCACGGATGGCAAGCTTACACTTTCCCAGAAAGCCATCCACGAACTTATAGCGCTGGTTCTTCTTCCTGAAGAAAAACTACAGGATGTACAGATAGACCAGGTATTTACAGAAGAATTTTTCCAATCCAACTTTTGGACCTACTGGGCTACGATGTTCGCATTCGAACCCTGGGCAAGTGCGATGGAAATGCGCCGATATGTTCTTCGTTTCATCCATCACGTTGGCAGCATAGCAGATATGTCCTCACTACGCTTCACGAAATACAACCAATATGAATCACTGATTCATCCGTTGGTAAGCTACCTTGAGTCCCACGGTGTTACCTTCCAGTATGATAGCCAGGTTCAGAACATACTTGTAGAAAATGAAAACGGCAAAAAAGTAGCGAAGAAAATCGAATATATTAAGAATGGCAATGCAGAAAGCATCAGCCTGACCGAAAACGACCTGGTGTTTGTTACCAACGGCTCCATTACCGAAAGCAGTACATACGGTGACAATCATAACCCTGCTCCTGTTGCTGACGGCATTGGCGGAAGTTGGCAACTTTGGCAGAATCTGGCAGACCAGGATGATGCCTTTGGAAAACCCGAAAAGTTCTACAAAAACATTCCCGAAGCCAACTGGGTAATCTCCGGAAGCATTACCTTCTTCGACGAAAAAGTGATTCCGTATATAGAAAAAATAACAAAAAAAGACCCAAGAAGCGGTTCTATAGTGACTAGCGGACCTGTCACAATAAACGATTCTAACTGGTGGTATGGCTTTTCCATCAGCAGACAGCCCCACTTCAAGGCTCAGAAAAAAAATGAAGTAATTGTTTGGGTTTATGGGTTGTATTCTCATAAACCAGGAAATTATATCCAAAAGAAAATTACGGAAGCCACGGGGATAGAGCTTTGCAAAGAATTTTTATACCATATTGGTGTTCCTGAAAATGAAATTGCAGAAATTGCACAAGCTGCCAACAGCATCCCTTGCCGTATGCCCTATATCACATCTTACTTTATGCCTCGTGCATTGGGAGACCGCCCATTGGTGGTTCCGGAGGGTTCTGTGAACCTTGCTTTTATCGGTAATTTTGCCGAAACTGGAAAAGACACCGTATTCACGACCGAATATTCCGTGCGTACAGCAATGGAGGCAGTTTACACCCTTTTGGATGTAGACAGAGGTGTCCCGGAAGTTTTTGCTTCTTCATATGACATCAGGGTACTGCTGAAATCCATCTATCACCTTAATGACAATAAAAACCTAAATGAAATTGAATTTCCTTGGTTGATTTCAATCCTTGAAAAATATGGTGTCAAGAAAATAGAAGGTACTTATGTTGAAGAGATTTTAAAAGAAGCCAAGTTGTTATAA
- a CDS encoding MlaE family ABC transporter permease: MIKIRSFLQETGNITQFTKNYFLLGFRPPYEIKELLAQCYLIGYKSLGLIAMTGFIIGLVLTMQLRPSLVRYGVESQLPVMVGIAIIREIAPVIAALIFAGKIASSIGAELGSMRVTEQIDAMEVSGTHPFKYLVATRVLATTFMLPVLIILADAISLYGAWIGVNIGGTTSLSLFYSQVFDSLDFSDIIPAFIKSFFFGFAVGIVGAYKGYNAVKGTRGVGNAANSAVVLSSILIFVLDLIAVQITGILGYN, from the coding sequence ATGATTAAAATACGTAGTTTTTTACAGGAAACAGGCAATATCACACAGTTTACCAAAAATTACTTTCTATTAGGTTTCCGTCCACCATATGAAATAAAGGAACTGCTCGCACAATGCTATCTCATAGGTTACAAATCTTTGGGGCTTATTGCCATGACAGGCTTTATCATCGGCTTGGTTCTTACGATGCAGCTGCGGCCAAGCCTCGTACGCTATGGTGTGGAATCCCAGCTGCCTGTAATGGTAGGCATTGCCATCATCCGTGAAATAGCACCCGTAATCGCCGCTCTCATCTTTGCAGGTAAAATTGCCAGTAGCATCGGGGCAGAGCTGGGCTCGATGCGGGTTACCGAACAGATAGACGCAATGGAAGTAAGCGGTACACATCCTTTTAAATACCTTGTTGCCACACGTGTCCTGGCTACAACATTTATGCTTCCCGTACTTATCATCCTGGCGGATGCCATTTCACTATATGGTGCCTGGATAGGTGTTAACATTGGCGGTACAACTAGCCTGTCACTTTTCTATTCACAGGTTTTTGACTCCTTGGATTTCAGTGACATCATACCAGCTTTTATCAAAAGCTTTTTTTTCGGTTTTGCAGTGGGAATCGTGGGTGCCTATAAAGGCTATAATGCAGTAAAAGGAACACGGGGCGTGGGGAACGCCGCCAATTCAGCGGTCGTGCTCTCCTCTATCCTTATCTTCGTTTTGGACCTGATTGCGGTACAGATAACCGGCATTCTCGGATATAATTAA
- a CDS encoding MlaD family protein, producing MNKNNIKLGLFVISGLILMMAVFFYIGSGSGIFTSKFELRAKFKNSNGLREGSNVLFSGMQAGSVKSVKLSERDDIEVIMLIDKDIAKHIDNSAKASIGTEGIIGNAVVNILPYGKPGRPVQEKEYLTADTKPGVDEILNTLSASNNNIHDISKSLKNTVHKIDSSQILKLINDKAFAENLKLSILKIRQSTENIENLSSTAEAIITSTRQGKGATGLLLANKDFESQLKQTFNNVNAASNNLNTVSNELITVGKNLQTFSKNIENGKGPVNALITDTVLTKNINNSLYNIEKGTEGFNQNMEALKHNFLFRGYFRKQEKKKRETEKQNLQR from the coding sequence ATGAATAAAAATAATATCAAGCTCGGCTTATTTGTAATTTCGGGGCTTATACTTATGATGGCTGTTTTCTTTTACATTGGCAGCGGTTCGGGTATTTTTACCAGCAAATTTGAGCTCAGGGCAAAATTCAAAAACTCTAATGGGCTCAGGGAAGGAAGCAATGTGCTATTTTCAGGGATGCAGGCGGGTTCTGTAAAATCTGTAAAATTGTCCGAAAGGGATGATATAGAGGTCATTATGCTTATAGACAAAGATATTGCAAAGCATATAGACAATAGTGCCAAAGCCTCGATTGGAACAGAAGGCATTATCGGCAATGCGGTGGTCAATATTTTACCTTACGGGAAGCCGGGCAGACCGGTGCAGGAAAAAGAATATCTCACGGCAGATACCAAACCAGGTGTGGATGAAATACTCAACACGCTATCGGCAAGCAACAACAATATACACGATATATCCAAATCTCTTAAAAACACTGTGCATAAAATTGACAGCAGCCAGATTTTAAAATTAATTAATGACAAGGCATTTGCCGAAAACTTAAAATTATCCATCCTGAAAATACGCCAAAGCACGGAAAATATAGAAAACCTGAGCAGTACTGCAGAAGCCATCATTACGTCTACACGCCAGGGAAAAGGAGCAACGGGACTTCTCCTTGCCAACAAAGATTTTGAGTCCCAGCTTAAGCAGACTTTCAATAACGTCAATGCCGCCAGCAATAATCTTAATACAGTAAGCAATGAACTTATCACAGTTGGTAAAAACCTGCAGACATTCAGTAAAAATATAGAAAATGGAAAAGGACCGGTAAATGCCCTTATCACTGATACCGTTCTTACAAAAAACATCAATAACAGCCTTTACAATATCGAAAAGGGAACCGAAGGCTTCAACCAGAATATGGAGGCTCTGAAGCATAATTTTCTCTTCAGAGGTTACTTCCGCAAACAGGAAAAAAAGAAAAGGGAAACCGAAAAACAGAATCTCCAAAGATAA
- a CDS encoding catalase family protein, which yields MEEYIKYSYEVEEIPENFDEYITTINNDIREYIKNTPNLSRATHHTRDAHANGYAVLKAEVEILDNLPKELAQGIYAKPGTHQAAVRFSNGSSRVLPDKLSGNAQGFALKIFGIDGKKLSPGEEDSPNVDFNLINNPVFFCNSAEHYVFISKLFLKLNDFFEKGALGKLEFATLWVTENKKAFPNFEALKELGALKTFEKIPSINSFLYEFYSMGAVRHGDYIAKVRVIPTEQTKNAITEKDIDLDSAEWPYRKGIIKEIAQKELTFELQIQLCKDLKEMPVNDLTKEWSQELSPFRTVAKITIPKQTVPEDGNFEIMENLSFTPFRTIEENSPIGNLQRSRQSAYVTSSTSRHELNHKKRKEPKNLEEAFSPEFYKL from the coding sequence ATGGAAGAATACATCAAGTACAGTTACGAAGTGGAAGAAATTCCAGAAAATTTCGATGAGTATATTACCACCATTAATAACGATATCCGCGAATACATCAAAAATACGCCAAACCTAAGCAGGGCGACCCATCATACAAGAGATGCGCACGCCAATGGCTATGCAGTGCTGAAAGCAGAGGTTGAAATTTTGGATAATCTGCCCAAAGAACTGGCGCAGGGCATTTATGCGAAACCCGGAACACACCAGGCAGCAGTTCGCTTTTCCAATGGTTCGTCCAGAGTTTTGCCCGATAAACTAAGCGGTAATGCACAAGGATTTGCTTTAAAGATTTTTGGGATAGATGGCAAAAAATTATCTCCCGGAGAGGAAGATTCTCCCAATGTTGATTTTAACCTGATTAATAATCCCGTGTTTTTCTGTAACTCGGCAGAACATTATGTTTTCATTTCAAAGCTTTTTTTAAAGCTAAATGATTTCTTTGAAAAGGGAGCCTTGGGAAAATTGGAATTTGCCACACTTTGGGTCACCGAAAATAAAAAAGCATTTCCAAATTTTGAGGCTTTGAAGGAATTGGGCGCTCTTAAAACTTTTGAAAAAATCCCTTCCATCAACAGTTTTCTTTACGAATTTTACAGTATGGGAGCGGTACGCCACGGTGATTATATCGCCAAAGTAAGAGTGATCCCAACTGAGCAGACCAAGAACGCCATCACGGAAAAAGATATTGATCTAGACAGCGCAGAATGGCCGTACAGAAAAGGAATTATCAAAGAAATAGCTCAAAAAGAACTTACATTTGAGTTGCAAATACAACTTTGCAAAGACCTGAAAGAAATGCCTGTGAATGACCTTACAAAAGAATGGTCGCAGGAATTATCACCATTCCGTACGGTGGCAAAAATCACAATACCAAAACAAACGGTTCCTGAGGATGGTAATTTTGAAATTATGGAAAATCTGTCTTTTACACCGTTTAGAACCATCGAAGAGAATTCACCGATCGGGAATTTACAGCGTTCACGGCAGTCAGCGTATGTAACATCTTCAACCTCAAGACACGAACTAAACCACAAAAAACGTAAAGAACCAAAGAATTTGGAGGAAGCATTCAGTCCGGAGTTTTATAAATTGTAA
- a CDS encoding alpha/beta fold hydrolase: MARHTSGYIIKQKIGNSGSHTLFYELSEPINESPKATVLILHGMQEHSGRYKDFAEYLASNGFAVLLYDHLGHGKTAENREELGYFQKENPKQQLIDDAATMAAFLENNYPNIPHFLLGHSMGSFIARCLLQNQEADFKGAVIVGTGGKINGIGLAKFFLSIKNIIAPKHRSKFINQTFSKINNQHFKGEKDGDLTSWLSLSKSNRESFCRDSLCGVPFTNNGFYALVSLNQQATERKWAEKLPKEFPFLFVSGADDPIGDFAKGVEKTVTQMQKDGFTDVKIKIYPAMRHEILNEDIKEYVYEDIRDWLNKKIQQLEK, translated from the coding sequence ATGGCAAGGCATACATCAGGCTATATAATCAAGCAGAAAATTGGCAACTCAGGTTCGCACACGCTTTTTTATGAATTATCCGAACCAATAAATGAATCACCAAAGGCTACGGTTCTTATTCTCCACGGGATGCAGGAGCATAGCGGTCGTTATAAGGATTTTGCGGAATATCTGGCGAGCAATGGTTTTGCAGTTCTATTATATGACCATCTCGGACACGGAAAAACGGCGGAAAATCGGGAAGAACTTGGCTATTTTCAAAAAGAAAATCCCAAGCAGCAACTGATAGACGATGCCGCAACGATGGCTGCATTTTTAGAAAACAATTACCCTAACATTCCTCACTTTTTACTAGGTCATTCTATGGGGTCTTTCATTGCAAGATGCTTACTTCAGAATCAGGAAGCCGATTTTAAAGGCGCAGTCATCGTGGGAACGGGAGGAAAAATCAACGGAATCGGTTTGGCTAAATTTTTCCTGTCCATTAAGAATATTATTGCCCCAAAACACAGGAGCAAATTCATCAACCAAACTTTTTCAAAAATTAATAATCAACATTTTAAAGGCGAGAAAGATGGCGACCTTACCAGCTGGCTGAGCCTCAGCAAATCCAACCGTGAATCATTTTGCCGGGACAGCCTATGCGGAGTACCTTTTACCAATAATGGTTTTTACGCATTAGTTTCTCTAAACCAACAGGCAACGGAAAGAAAATGGGCAGAAAAATTACCAAAAGAATTTCCCTTTCTTTTTGTAAGCGGAGCTGATGATCCGATAGGAGACTTCGCAAAAGGGGTTGAAAAAACGGTAACACAAATGCAAAAAGATGGATTTACAGATGTTAAAATTAAAATTTATCCTGCTATGCGGCACGAAATACTTAATGAGGATATTAAAGAATATGTATATGAAGATATAAGGGATTGGCTCAATAAAAAAATACAGCAATTGGAAAAGTAG